The Sphingopyxis fribergensis genome contains a region encoding:
- a CDS encoding VirB4 family type IV secretion/conjugal transfer ATPase, with the protein MQLLPALASSPKVVAREAPAGRHLPYGHHVDDHTIATRDGLLMQVIALRGMLFETADTDEINYRKRLRDAMLQSIGSSRFSIYHHIIRRRVEAGLDGEFGDPFSAKLDAAWQGRLDRRQLFVNDLYLTLIRRPLQGRVGVLDSLREKLGGARSATETETHDLRQLDTAREALVAALGSYEPSLLTVYDGPVGPCSEPLEFLSTLYNGESRPVLLPTQDIGAYLPDRRISFGQEAIELGPSGHSDRSFIGLVSIKDYPGQTSPGMFDELLRLPFELTISQSFGFVERQSALERMNLTLRRMRSAEDEALSLRAELASAKDEVAAGRSGFGEHHMTIGIRGASPVEVDAGVAEVQAALADLGIIAVREEIALEPAFWAQFPGNFKYIARRGLVSTGNFAGLASGHNFALGQPHGNHWGDAVTLFETTAAGPYFFNFHQGDLGNFTIIGPSGSGKTVALNFLLAQARKFDPRIVFFDKDRGGELFIRAIGGRYDVLRPGTPSGLNPLQLEDSAANRQFLIDWIALLAGGASVEELAQIKDAIDANYAQPPQHRRLRHIVELFRGGHRPHADDMWSRLRPWWGDGERAWLFDNELDATDLTVRSVGFDMTQILDDPAVRTPAMMYLFHRVEERLDGSPAIIVVDEGWKALDDDVFVRRIKDWEKTIRKRNGIVGFATQSAQDALESRIASAIIEQAATQIFMANPKARAEDYVGGFGLTAHEYELVRSLPDIAHCFLIKHGNESVVARLNLSGEHKLLTILSGRERTVRILDELRAEHGDAPEAWYDALMERA; encoded by the coding sequence ATGCAACTCCTACCGGCCTTAGCATCCTCGCCGAAAGTCGTTGCCAGGGAGGCGCCCGCGGGGCGCCACCTGCCCTACGGCCATCACGTCGACGATCATACGATCGCGACCCGTGACGGCTTGCTGATGCAGGTCATTGCGCTGCGCGGAATGTTGTTCGAGACTGCCGACACCGACGAGATCAATTATCGCAAGCGGCTGCGCGACGCGATGCTGCAATCGATTGGCTCGTCGCGCTTTTCCATCTATCACCATATCATTCGCCGCCGCGTCGAAGCCGGGCTCGATGGGGAGTTTGGCGATCCCTTTTCGGCCAAGCTTGACGCGGCGTGGCAAGGGCGGCTCGACCGGCGCCAGCTGTTCGTCAATGATCTCTACCTCACGCTGATCCGCCGCCCGTTACAAGGCCGCGTCGGCGTGCTCGACAGTTTGCGCGAGAAGCTGGGCGGCGCGCGTTCGGCGACGGAGACCGAGACGCACGACCTACGCCAGCTCGACACCGCGCGCGAGGCGTTGGTGGCGGCGCTCGGCAGCTACGAACCTTCGCTGCTGACGGTCTATGACGGGCCGGTCGGGCCTTGCTCCGAGCCGCTCGAATTCCTCTCGACGCTCTACAATGGCGAAAGCCGCCCGGTGCTGCTGCCGACGCAGGACATCGGCGCCTATCTTCCCGACCGCCGGATCAGTTTCGGGCAAGAGGCGATCGAGCTCGGGCCGTCGGGCCATTCGGATCGCAGCTTTATCGGCCTTGTGTCGATCAAGGATTATCCGGGCCAGACCAGCCCGGGCATGTTCGACGAACTGTTGCGCTTGCCGTTCGAACTGACGATCTCGCAGTCGTTCGGCTTCGTCGAGCGCCAGTCGGCGCTCGAACGGATGAACCTGACGCTGCGCCGCATGCGCTCGGCCGAGGACGAAGCGCTCAGCCTGCGCGCTGAACTCGCGAGCGCCAAGGACGAGGTCGCCGCCGGACGATCGGGCTTTGGCGAGCATCATATGACGATCGGCATTCGCGGCGCGTCGCCCGTCGAGGTCGACGCGGGGGTCGCCGAAGTCCAGGCGGCACTCGCCGATCTCGGGATTATCGCGGTGCGTGAAGAAATCGCGCTCGAACCCGCCTTCTGGGCGCAGTTCCCCGGAAACTTCAAATATATCGCGCGGCGCGGCCTCGTCTCGACGGGCAATTTCGCGGGGCTTGCCAGCGGGCATAATTTCGCGCTCGGCCAGCCGCATGGCAATCATTGGGGCGATGCCGTGACCCTGTTCGAGACCACCGCGGCCGGCCCCTATTTTTTCAACTTCCACCAAGGCGATCTCGGCAATTTCACGATCATCGGTCCGTCTGGGTCGGGCAAGACGGTGGCGCTCAATTTCCTGCTCGCGCAGGCGCGCAAGTTCGATCCGCGGATCGTCTTCTTCGACAAGGACCGCGGCGGCGAGTTGTTCATCCGCGCGATCGGCGGGCGTTATGATGTCTTGCGTCCCGGAACGCCCTCGGGGCTCAACCCGCTTCAGCTTGAGGATAGTGCCGCCAACCGCCAGTTTCTGATCGACTGGATCGCGCTGCTCGCGGGCGGCGCCAGCGTCGAGGAGCTGGCGCAAATCAAGGACGCGATCGACGCCAACTATGCCCAGCCGCCGCAGCACCGGCGCCTCCGCCATATTGTCGAGCTGTTCCGCGGCGGCCATCGCCCGCACGCCGACGACATGTGGTCGCGCCTGCGGCCCTGGTGGGGCGACGGCGAGCGGGCCTGGCTTTTCGACAATGAACTCGACGCGACCGATCTGACCGTTCGCTCGGTTGGCTTCGACATGACCCAGATCCTCGACGATCCTGCGGTGCGCACGCCGGCGATGATGTATCTCTTCCACCGGGTCGAAGAGCGGCTCGACGGCAGTCCGGCGATTATCGTCGTCGACGAGGGCTGGAAAGCTCTCGACGATGATGTGTTCGTGCGCCGGATCAAGGATTGGGAAAAGACGATCCGCAAGCGCAACGGCATCGTCGGCTTTGCGACGCAGAGTGCGCAGGATGCGCTGGAGAGCCGGATTGCGAGCGCGATCATCGAGCAGGCGGCGACGCAGATTTTCATGGCGAACCCGAAAGCGCGCGCCGAAGATTATGTGGGCGGCTTTGGGCTGACCGCCCATGAATATGAGCTTGTCCGGTCGCTGCCCGACATCGCGCATTGCTTCTTGATCAAGCATGGCAATGAGAGCGTCGTCGCGCGCCTCAACCTGTCGGGCGAGCACAAACTGCTAACGATCCTGTCGGGGCGCGAGCGCACCGTACGTATCCTCGACGAGCTGCGCGCCGAACATGGCGACGCGCCCGAGGCTTGGTACGATGCGCTGATGGAGCGCGCCTGA